The following are from one region of the Desulfonatronum thiosulfatophilum genome:
- a CDS encoding ISL3 family transposase, with protein MFAEEIFALGLGLTPPWKVMSQHLDTEDTPTKLMLEIGAERGVLYPCPKCGSACKAHDFKEYTWRHLNFFQHHCYLTARVPRIDCLEHGIRRVEVPWAREGSRFTLLFEQVVMSLVREMPVNAVARHVEVTDKRLWRIVRHYVSKAIAALDLKSLKAVGLDETASKRGHNYITVFIDLDRTEKPVIFATPGKGKEGLAKFCSFIEAHGGHPDNVIEVVCDMSPAFLSAIEKEFKAAKVTVDWFHVVQLFTKAVDDVRKLEAKQTKLPEHTRWTVLKGGEKGRTDGQKNALLELV; from the coding sequence ATGTTTGCTGAAGAAATTTTTGCCTTGGGCCTGGGCCTTACGCCGCCTTGGAAAGTTATGAGCCAACATCTCGACACAGAGGACACCCCGACCAAGCTCATGTTAGAGATCGGAGCCGAGCGGGGTGTCCTGTATCCGTGTCCCAAATGCGGTTCCGCATGCAAGGCCCACGACTTCAAGGAGTACACCTGGAGACACTTGAACTTCTTTCAGCATCATTGCTACCTCACGGCTCGAGTGCCGCGGATTGATTGCCTTGAACATGGCATCCGCCGGGTGGAAGTCCCTTGGGCCAGAGAAGGCAGTCGTTTCACCCTGCTTTTCGAGCAAGTGGTCATGTCCCTTGTCCGTGAGATGCCGGTCAACGCCGTTGCTCGCCACGTTGAAGTCACGGATAAACGCTTGTGGCGCATCGTCCGCCATTATGTGTCCAAAGCCATTGCCGCACTGGATCTGAAGAGCCTTAAGGCTGTCGGCCTGGATGAGACGGCCTCCAAACGCGGACACAACTATATCACCGTTTTCATCGACCTGGACCGGACCGAAAAACCTGTGATCTTCGCGACCCCCGGCAAAGGCAAAGAAGGCCTGGCGAAGTTCTGTTCGTTCATTGAGGCGCACGGCGGTCATCCCGATAACGTCATCGAGGTTGTCTGCGACATGTCGCCAGCTTTCCTTTCGGCCATTGAGAAAGAATTCAAGGCCGCCAAGGTCACAGTAGACTGGTTCCATGTGGTCCAACTCTTCACCAAGGCTGTCGATGATGTCAGAAAGCTGGAGGCTAAGCAGACCAAACTGCCGGAGCATACCCGCTGGACCGTGCTCAAAGGCGGGGAAAAAGGACGCACAGATGGCCAAAAGAACGCTCTGCTGGAACTCGTCGA